The Gloeobacter violaceus PCC 7421 DNA window ATCGACGACCAGGTCGGCGCTCAACGATTCGACCGCGCCGGGAGCGCTCTCGGCGCGCTGGCTGCAGCGGACCCGCACCCCGCTGATGCGGCTGCGGCCAGGATCGCTCAACAGTTCGATGACTTCGGCTGTGGTCCGAAAAGCGATGTTCTTGATGCTCCGGACGCGCCTGCGCACGCACCACTCCAGCAGATCCCGGCTCAAGGAGTAGGTGCGCAGACCGCTGTAGTAGCGCGGAGCCCAGCCGGCCGGCAAAAACCAGAGCGCCTCCGCACCCCATTCGAGGGGCACAGCGCCGCCCGCCTGCAAATCGGCTTCGATGCCCGGCAACAATTGCTCCAGGATCATCAGCCCCCGGGCCAGCAACAGGTGAAAATGGCGAGCCTGGGGTACCCCTTTGCGAAATTCGGGCTGATCTGCGAGGCGATCGCGCTCGAGGATGCTCACCCGCTCGAAGTGGGGAGCGAGCACCCGGGCGGCCAGCAGGCCGGCGATGCTGCCGCCGATGACGACGGCGTGCCGACGGCCGGGGGGGGCAGTGGTAAGGTCAAACATCAAAGTGGTTCCTGCGTTGGTGAAATGGCGCGAAAACGGTCCTATTGGCTGCTCCAGGCTTCGAGGGTACCGGCCAGGTAGCGCGCCCGCGCCCCGAGGCGCTGGATTTTGCCGATGGCGGTCTTGGGCAATGTTCCGGGTTTGAGCAGCACCACGGTGGGCCGCAGACCGTGCTGCTCGGCGACGGCCCGCTGGACGGCGCTCACGATCGACTTTGCCGCCGGCACGGGCACCGGATCGTCGTCGGCCAGTTCCGCGGCCACCACCAGCCGCTCTTCACCGTCCGATGGGATCGAAAAGGCGGCGCTGGAGTTGGGCCGCAGGGCCGGATGGCTCGTCTGCACCGTCAATTCGATGTCCTGCGGGTAGTGGTTGCGGCCGCTGATGATGATGAGCTCTTTGCAGCGCCCGGTCAGAAAAAAGTGGCCGTCGGCGATAAAGCCCAGATCTCCCGTGCGCAAAAACGGGCCTTCCGCGCAATCGGCGATCCGGGCTGCGAAGGTCGCCTGGGAGATGTCCGGTTTTTGCCAGTAGCCGCTTGCGACACTGCCGCCGGCCACCCAGATTTCGCCGATCTCGCCCGGCTGACAGCGCCGCCGGGTTTCGGGGTGGACGACGGCGATGGTCGGGTCATGGTCGTACAGTTCGAACCCGGCCACTTTGATCGCCTCGGCCTGGCCGGGGGGGGCATCGACGGCGCGGCCCGCCGCCAGGTGGGCCTTGTCGAGGGCTTTGACTTTTGGGCGTTCGGACTTGCGGCCGACGGAGACCATCAGGACGCTTTCCGCCAGGCCGTAACCGGGCACGAACGTCTCGGGGCGAAACCCGCAGGGGGCGAAGGCGGCGCTAAAGCGCTCGAGCAAGTCGCACTGGATGGGTTCACCGCCGATAATCGCCACCTCCCAACTGCTCAGGTCCAGTTCGCCGCGCTGTTCGGGCGGAATTTCTTTGATGCAGAGGTTGAAGCCGAAGTTGGGGCCTGCCGCCCCCCGGCCCCGGTAGCGCGAGATAGCCCTCAACCAGCGCAACGGCCGCTGCAAAAAAGCCGGCGGTGGCATCAGCACGCTCAGATAACCGACGTAGACCGGTTGCACCACCGCGGACATCAAAGCCAGGTTGTGGTGCAAAGGCAGCCAGGTCACCCAGGTGGATTGCTCCGTGTGGTGGCAGGCGCTCTGGATCAGCTTCTGGTTGTGCAGGACGTTGGCGTGGGTGAGCATGACGCCCTTCGGAGCGGCTGTGGAACCCGAGGTGTACTGCAGCAGCGCGATGGAAGCACTCTCTACCTGCGGGGGGCGCCACGATTCGGCCGGTGTCTCGGGCAACGGGTCGGTGCACAGCCACTGCAGCGGCTGCCGCTCTTCGCCGCCGGCCAGTTGGGAGTGGACGAGCGCGTGCACGCCGGTGGTGGTGAGCACCCAGCGCGCCTGGGCGTCGCGGATCACCCCGTGCAGACCCGCGAGGCTCTTCTCCAGTTGCGTCGGATCGGGTGGGTAGGCCGGTGCGGCGATCACGCCTGCGTACAGGCAACCGTAGAAGGCGGCCACGTAGTCCAATCCTGTCGGATAGAGCAGCACCGCCCGTTCACCGGCGGCGGCAAAAGTCTGCAGATGGGCTGCGATCGCCCGGGCGCGCCGATCGAGTTCGCCGTAGGTGAGGTTGCTCTCCTGCGTCTCGCCGTCGGCCAAGAAGGTGAAGGCGAGTCTTTCGGGCTGCTGGATTGCCCGGCGCTGCAGCATTTCGACGAGCGTCGTCGGTTGGGCGGCAATGGACGGATTGTCGAGTAGGTTGACCATGGTTTGGCTCTAAAATCACGACATTTTGGGTGGGGGTCGCCGCTAGTGGGCGCTCGGGGCGGCGAGCAAACCCGCCGCGACCGCCCCGAGCACCGCCTCGCGGGCGCTCTCGAGGAAGATGTGGTTGCCTGCAAACATCTCCAGCTGGAAGGCGCCGTTGGTGTGGGCGGACCAGGCAGCCAGCGACTCGCGGTCGACGACGGTGTCCTGCAGGCCGCCAAAGGCGGTGATCGGGCAATCGAGAGGCGGCTCCTCGGTGTAGAGGTGGGTGCTCAGGAGGCAGGCGTCCGCCCGCACCCGCGGCAGCAGAACCTGCATGAATTCGGCATTGTCCATCAGCGACTGGGGTGCGCTGATGACGCGCGGGATCTCCTCGCGGAGCCTGGCGTCCGTCCAGCCGGACACCCCGGTGCCCTGGGACGGCGTGCGCAGGTGCGGCGCATAGTAGGCGGCGGCAAACAGATGAACCGGCAGCGCGCCGGATTGGCGGCGCAGCCGCCGGGCCAGTTCGAAGCAGACCAGCGCCCCCAGGCTGTGGCCGTAGAAGGCAAACGGCCGATCCAGCTCGGGGCCGATCTGCTCGGCCAGGGTCGCAATCAGCGCGAAGAAATCCGCCACGGGCGGCTCTTCGAGCCGCTCCTCGCGCCCCGGCAATTGAATGGCGCAGACTTCGACGTCGGCAGGCAAACCCTCCGGCCATTGCCGAAAAGTCGAGGCGCCGCCGCCCAGATAGTGGAAGCAGAACAGGCGCAACCGCGCGCCGGGATTCGGTCGGGGGCGCACCAGCCAGGGGTTGTCCCGTCCGGCGGCGGTTCCGGAGGTTGAGCCTGCCGGCGCATCGGCGGCAACCTGCTGCGCCAGTTTCCAGGCGAGCTGGGAGAGGCTGGGATTTTGCAACAGCAGCACCACCGGCACACTCACCCCCAGCTCACCTTCGATTCGTCGCTTGAGTTCGGTGGTCATCAACGAATCGAGACCCAGTTCGTTGACCGGTTGCTCCAGATCGAAACTGTGGGAGGGAGCGAGCCCCAGCACCTGGGCCAACTGGCCGCGCAGGTGGGTCAGCAAAAGGGCATAGCAGGGCTCAAAACCGAGCGAGCGCAACTGTTGGGCCAGTTCGGCGCCGCCGCTTGGAGCTGGAACCGCCGCGCTCTGCCGGGGTTGAACCTCCCGGGCGATTTGCCTGAGCAAGGACGGCAGGCGGCCCGGCAGGAACGGTTGGACAAACTTCGCCCACTGCACCGGCAGCACGCCCAGTTGGGCGGGAACGGCCTGGCGGAGCATCCATTCGAGGGCCTTGAGGCCGCGCTGGACCGGGATGGCGCTCACCCCCTGGGCGGCGATCCGCTCCTGATACCGGCGGCTAAGGGCGGCGGCCATGCCGCCTTCGGCCCAGGGTCCCCAGTTGATACTGAGGGCGGGCAGGCCCAGGGCGCGGCGGTGATGGGCCAGCGCGTCCAGACAGGCGTTCGCCGCCGCGTAATTGCCCTGTCCCGGGGAGCCCAACAAACCGGCCACCGAAGAGAACAGCACAAAAAAGTCCAGATCGATCTGGCGGGTGAGCGTGTGCAAATGCCAGGCTCCCTGCACCTTCGGGGCGAGGACGGCGGCAAAGCGTTCGCGGTTTTGCTGGACCAGCAGGCCGTCGTCGAGCACCCCCGCCGCGTGCACGATCCCGCGCAGCGGCGGCAGCGCATCGCCGAAATGCTCCAGGACAGCCTGCGCCTGGTGCGGGTCGCAGATGTCCGCCTGCAGAACGCAGATCTGGGCTCCAAGCTTCCTGAGGCCGGCAAGAGCAGCTTCGGCCTCGGGCGAGGGGGCGCGTCGGCCCACCAGCGCCAGGTGCCTGGCACCCTGCTCGACCATCCACCGCGCCACCTGCAGACCGAGATTGCCCAGCCCGCCGGTCACCAGATAGCCGCCGCTCTCCCAAGCGGGGGGGGCGCCCGCGGCAGTCCGGCCCTGGCGGGTCTGCACCAGGCGGGCCGCCAGCCGTTCCTCCCCGCGCCAGGCCACGTGATCTTCGCCATCCGGCGCCTGCAGTTGAGCAAGCAACCGGGCGCCCTCGTCGCGG harbors:
- a CDS encoding fatty acyl-AMP ligase, which codes for MVNLLDNPSIAAQPTTLVEMLQRRAIQQPERLAFTFLADGETQESNLTYGELDRRARAIAAHLQTFAAAGERAVLLYPTGLDYVAAFYGCLYAGVIAAPAYPPDPTQLEKSLAGLHGVIRDAQARWVLTTTGVHALVHSQLAGGEERQPLQWLCTDPLPETPAESWRPPQVESASIALLQYTSGSTAAPKGVMLTHANVLHNQKLIQSACHHTEQSTWVTWLPLHHNLALMSAVVQPVYVGYLSVLMPPPAFLQRPLRWLRAISRYRGRGAAGPNFGFNLCIKEIPPEQRGELDLSSWEVAIIGGEPIQCDLLERFSAAFAPCGFRPETFVPGYGLAESVLMVSVGRKSERPKVKALDKAHLAAGRAVDAPPGQAEAIKVAGFELYDHDPTIAVVHPETRRRCQPGEIGEIWVAGGSVASGYWQKPDISQATFAARIADCAEGPFLRTGDLGFIADGHFFLTGRCKELIIISGRNHYPQDIELTVQTSHPALRPNSSAAFSIPSDGEERLVVAAELADDDPVPVPAAKSIVSAVQRAVAEQHGLRPTVVLLKPGTLPKTAIGKIQRLGARARYLAGTLEAWSSQ